ACCGATGCTGAGTACGACCGCGCCTTAGGCCGCGACACCGAAGCATTACGGGCTACCCGCAGGACTGGCACCAAGGCAAGTACCCAGCGTACCGGCGAACGCCTGGGCAAAAAGGTTTTCGGCTGGCACCCGTACTGGCAGGGCGAAACCTGGAACACCTATGACTTCAGCAACCTCAGCACCGTGGCCTACTTCTCTTATGAGGTGAACCCCAGCACCGGCGGCTACAGCAACCTCCGGAGTTGGGAAACAACCGGCCTGATTGAGGCCGCGCACGCCGCGGGCACCAAGGTAGTCCTGACCGTCACTAACTTCGGGAGCGCCAATAACGCGTCTATCTTAAACGACGCCACCCGCCGCGAAACCCTGATCTCTACCCTTATTTCGGTAGTAAAAGCCCGCAACGGCGATGGCGTGAACATTGACTTTGAAACCGTGGGTTCGGCGGAGAGAGCGGCTCTCACCAGTTTCATGAACACCCTGTCTGACCGGTTCCACACTGAGATTCCGGGTTCCCGGGTTTCTATTGCGCTGCCTGGCCTGTACAGTGCCACCAACGCCTTTGATGTGGCCGCCATGACCCAGGTAGACGATTTCCTGATCATGGGCTATGACTATTGGTACGCCGGCTCTTCTACCGCCGGCCCGGTAGCGCCTTTGGCCCCCAGCAGCTGGTCATACTGGGGCCCTACCCTCAACCTCACCAAGTCGGTAGACGGGTATTTAACAGCACTTCCGGCTTCCAAACTATTGTTGGCACTGCCCTATTACGGCCGGCGCTGGGCCACCTCTACCGATGCCATTGGATCTACGGCTACCACTCAAAACAGCAAAGTAGCTTCTGTTTCCCGCACCTACGCCGCCGCCAAAGCCGAGATAGCGGCCAATGGCTACACCCGCCAATGGAACAGCCAGGGCTCGGTGCCTTACTATGTGTACCAGGAGAACGGGCAGTGGTTCCAGACCTTTTATGATGACGCCGAAAGCCTGGGCCTGAAGTATGACCTGGTGAATACCAAAGGACTGGCCGGAATTGGCATCTGGGCGCTGGGCTATGATAACCCCGCCGTGAACCCAGAACTCAACAACCTGCTGCGCACCAAATTTCCGCCTAACGTACTTTCTGCCGGTGAGGAAATCTCTACTAAAGACAAAAACCTGGCCTACCCCAACCCCGTAGCCCGTGGCCAGAAGGTATTTGTGAAAGCTTCGGCCCCGGGTACGGCCGTCTCTGTTTCTTTGCAGGATGCGGTAGGCAGAACTAATAAAGTGGCCCTGGCGGCCGATGGTTCTTTTGACACGTCTGCCTTAGCCCCCGGCCTTTATTTCCTGACCGTAAGTAGTCCTAAAGCCAGCGCCACCTACCGCATAGTGGTGGCAGACTAGACAGTTTTTGTGTAAAAGCAATCGGCCCTTCGTTTCCATTTTCAGTGGAGACGAAGGGCCGGTTTTTTGTGGGGTATTGTTTCCCGTTTTGAGGCTGTTTTCCGGAAAGTAGGCTTAAAATGGAAGTCATTTACCCTTCCTCTTTTGTCCTCCTGAAAGGACCTTGTGGGCGAACTAGTGGAGCGTTGTAGTAAACGTTATTACCGTTCGCTACCAAGATCCTTCCAGGATGACAGAGAGGTGGTGGAAAAATGACAGAACATACAGGTGCTGACAGATGATGGTGTAAGCAGCTGGAAAGATAATTCAAGAAAGAGAACCTTTCACCTTGCTAATACTTCTCATGCACCTCGGTCATAATGCGCACCATCTCGTTGCGGATCTCACTGGAGGACGTTTTGAAGTTGTTGTTCATGAAGCTGAAGAGCAGCAGTTTTCCGCTTTTGGTTTTGATGTAGCCGCTTTGGTTGTGTACGTGCGCCAGGGTCCCGGATTTCCCGAAGACGTAGGGTACCTCGGCTTTATAGATACTCCGGAAGGTGCCGGGCTGGCCACCCGCCGCCATGAGGGGCAGCAGTCGTTCCTCGGGGCGCTCCTGCTGGATTTTCTGTAGCAACGCAATGATGCTGCGGGGCGTGAACAGGTTCATGGAAGAAAGGCCTGAACCGTCTACCCACACCGGGGCATCAGGCAGGTCGGCCAGGTAGGTTTTCATCACGTGCTTGATGGCGCGCTCCACACTCAGGGTATCTGACAGGGTACCGGAACAGAGGGCCATCAACTGCTCGGCAAACAGGTTGTCGCTCACCTGCAGCATGCGCTTATTTACAGTATCGGTCGGAAGGCCGTAGAAGGTCTGCGCGCCCTGGGGCAGCGGTCGGTTCTTGAGCAGCGTCACTTTCCGTTTAAGGGTATCCGTGAGCAGGCGCACGGTCATGTCCGGCGACGGGATAAAGGGCACCTCCACAGAGAAATCAGCGGAAGCGTGCTTTGGGAAATAGGTCAGGTCATTGGTGCGCCAGGCTCTTACAAAAGCATCGCCGTGGGCGTACCGGGCGGTGTCTGTTTTAATGGTGGGCTTGAAAATGGCGGGGGTAGTGGTGTACTTCTGGGTGGGGCCTCCCTTGCGGGTGAACTTCACAATGTTGCCATGGATGGGGAAAACGCTGCGTTCAGGCTGGTAGTAATAGTTGTAGTCATCCCAGCCCCAGTTAACGGCGAAGGGTGTGCTGGTGAAGGGTGCCTCCAGGTAATAAAGTTTCTCTTTGCGGTTCTTCAGAAAATCATAGGCCACGGAGTTTTTCACGTCCATGTGCGTGAAGGTGGGGTCACCGGTGCCCCAGAAGATAAGGGAATCGCCGCGCACCACGTACTTGAGCGCCGGAATAGAATCGCCCAGCATTTTAAGGCTGGCGTAGAAGGTGAACAGCTTGGTGTTGGAAGCGGGCACGAAGTATTTATCGGCGTTATGCTCCACCACCATCTTACCCAGCGCGGGGTCATACAGCGCGAAGCCCACAAACCGGTTCTTGCCTATTTCAGAGGAGAGAATCTGTTGTTTGATCACTTCGGGACCATAGGGCGGCGGGGCCGGTACGGTGGCCACCGGCGCTTCTTTGGCGGTTTTACAGCCTAATAAAAAAAGAAGGAAAAGGCAGGGGAGCGAAAGCCAGCGGCCGCCCAAAAGACTGGTTTGCATAGAGTACAGGTTTACAACCCGTAATTAGCCTAAGATTCTGACAGCATCAAAAATTTCGTTAGAAAATCACTGTTTCTCTTAAAGTTTAGCCAGTCATTTAGGGTAACCAAACCGCATGTTGTCAGGATGATGCCGCGGGCTGCGAAAACGTTTTGAGCCTGTTTTCACGAAAACGGCAGAAAAACGCGCGAAACTACTTCAATCTCTTTATTTTAACGGACCCAAAGCCTAACGTATCTTTTAATCCCCAGACAAATGACACTTCGTTCCCGCCGTGAGGTGCTGGCCTCGCTTTCTGTGGCCGCCGCAGCTCTTCCCTTGCTGGGTTTCACGCCCTCCACTGCCTTGGCAGAAAAAGCACCCAAAACTATTCTGCCGCCCCGCCTAAAGGCTGGTGATACCGTAGGGCTAATCTGTCCAGCTGGGGCTGCGTTCAGCAAGGAGACGGTGCAGATTACCATTGAATCTCTGGAGGCGCTGGGCCTCAAAGTGAAACTGGGGAAACACGTGTATGACCGCTTCGGGTATCTGGCCGGCACCGACCAGGCCCGGGCCGAGGACGTGAACACGATGTTCGCGGATAAAAGCGTGCAAGGCATTCTGGCTATTCACGGGGGTTGGGGCTGCG
This Rufibacter radiotolerans DNA region includes the following protein-coding sequences:
- a CDS encoding glycosyl hydrolase family 18 protein, which gives rise to MKQLYVLLFSLLLFASPLAKAQSQSIHAEEMTRYHKYNFKTDAEYDRALGRDTEALRATRRTGTKASTQRTGERLGKKVFGWHPYWQGETWNTYDFSNLSTVAYFSYEVNPSTGGYSNLRSWETTGLIEAAHAAGTKVVLTVTNFGSANNASILNDATRRETLISTLISVVKARNGDGVNIDFETVGSAERAALTSFMNTLSDRFHTEIPGSRVSIALPGLYSATNAFDVAAMTQVDDFLIMGYDYWYAGSSTAGPVAPLAPSSWSYWGPTLNLTKSVDGYLTALPASKLLLALPYYGRRWATSTDAIGSTATTQNSKVASVSRTYAAAKAEIAANGYTRQWNSQGSVPYYVYQENGQWFQTFYDDAESLGLKYDLVNTKGLAGIGIWALGYDNPAVNPELNNLLRTKFPPNVLSAGEEISTKDKNLAYPNPVARGQKVFVKASAPGTAVSVSLQDAVGRTNKVALAADGSFDTSALAPGLYFLTVSSPKASATYRIVVAD
- a CDS encoding D-alanyl-D-alanine carboxypeptidase; the encoded protein is MQTSLLGGRWLSLPCLFLLFLLGCKTAKEAPVATVPAPPPYGPEVIKQQILSSEIGKNRFVGFALYDPALGKMVVEHNADKYFVPASNTKLFTFYASLKMLGDSIPALKYVVRGDSLIFWGTGDPTFTHMDVKNSVAYDFLKNRKEKLYYLEAPFTSTPFAVNWGWDDYNYYYQPERSVFPIHGNIVKFTRKGGPTQKYTTTPAIFKPTIKTDTARYAHGDAFVRAWRTNDLTYFPKHASADFSVEVPFIPSPDMTVRLLTDTLKRKVTLLKNRPLPQGAQTFYGLPTDTVNKRMLQVSDNLFAEQLMALCSGTLSDTLSVERAIKHVMKTYLADLPDAPVWVDGSGLSSMNLFTPRSIIALLQKIQQERPEERLLPLMAAGGQPGTFRSIYKAEVPYVFGKSGTLAHVHNQSGYIKTKSGKLLLFSFMNNNFKTSSSEIRNEMVRIMTEVHEKY